The Xenorhabdus poinarii G6 nucleotide sequence TATCCAGCCTGCTTGTACCCATTGGCGATACACCGCCCGATTCTTGTTAGCAGGGTTCTGCAATTGTGCTTCGGGCAGGTAATGACGGGTCAGTAATAACAGTTCGTTATCCACCGGGAAGGTGTAACAGATACTGGTGATATCGCCTGTTGAAGACAAATCCAGTCCGGCGTAGCACTCCAGTCCTTTGAGGTCATTTTCATCATAATCTTGCTGGCAGGCTTTCCATGCGCCTTCACCCATCCACGGCGTTTCGCCCTGGCACCAGATATTAAAGCGTTTGGTTAACATCTCTGTCCATTGTGAGGGAATGCCGCGGGCTTTCTGGATAGTGTCATGCAGGGCGGCACTGTCTACCGAGACATCCAGATTGGGATTGGCCTTGATCCAAAGTGCTTCATCATCAATCTCACTCTCATCGTCCAGTTCGTAAATCAGGGCGAACAGCGATTCGTTTTGTTCTTCGCCATCCAGTATCTGACAGCAATAATCATAGTGCTGTTTACAGGCCGATATCACGTTACTGCCTGCGGTGGTAATGGCGAACAGGAGTCCTTCGGGACGGGCACCCATCCCCAATTCAAGCGCAGAGTACACGGCGTTATCGGGGTGTAAATGGTACTCATCGACAATGGCCAGACTAGGATTTGTCCCCTCAATCGTGGCGGCTTTGGAAGCCAGTGGCTTTAACAGGCTGTTGCTCTTTGGGTAGGTAACTTTATGTTGCTGGATAGCGACCCGTTTTTTCAGGGGCTTGGATAACAGGCACATCTGGCGGGCATCATCAAAGACAATCCGCGCCTGATCCCGGCTCACGGCGGCGGTGTAGATATCCTGCTGGCCTTGCTCCATCACCAAAAACCAGTTAGCCAGTATGGCGGCCACTGTGGATTTGGCATTTTTGCGCGGCACCTGAATATACGCGCTGCGGTATTTTCGGCGTCCGGTCGCTTTGACTTTGAAGCCGAACAGGTTAGCAAAGGCAAACTGCTGCCACGGTTCAAGCATGATGGGTTGACCACGTAAGTGGCCTTTGACGTGCGGGCAGAGACGGGAAAAGCCGATAAAACGCTCGACGACTTCGCTATCGAACGTATAAAGCGGGTTATGCAGGTCGCTATAATAGCGTTTCACGGCCTGTTTTACCCGCTGACAGGCCGGAATGGTGCCGTTTTCGATAGCAAAAGCATACTGTTCCCATGCGTTCATCGTGGTATGACTCAGGCTATCAGTGCGTCTAAATCATCAGGTTCGTCACTTTCTATCGGATTCCGGCGCCGGGATACGGGATCAAAACCGAGCAACGACGACATTTTTATCATGATTTTTTCGGCATCCGCTTTCGCTTTCAGTGACGGATTGCTGGTCGCTGCGCCGCGTGAACCTTCCACCGCGAACCCGCGCACTTCAATGTCTTCAACGGCTTTACGGTAAATCGCATAGTTGACGCAATACAGTTCTAAGTTGTTCCAGTCCGCCGGACTGAGATCTTCCCGTTCATTGAGAATTTTGGCTTTTGATTTCCATTGCTCGGCGGCGATGTCGTTCAAATAAACCGGGGGTTTGGGTGCTCTTGCCATAATATTCTGATTCCTATGAAGTTACTGCTATTGAAAAAAGTGCCGTGCGTAAAAATTGGAGGGGGCGGCGGTGCCATGAGGCAGGGCATTTGTCATGTTTGACTCCCCTACCCCCTCTGTACGCTCTCCTAACGATCCCTGAAACATTCCATTAGCTCCCCTGTCACGTTGTGTCTTGCGCTTCGTTGTGAGCTTATCAGGCGCAATCTGTTTCGATTGTCGATAGCGTTCACAGTGCTTTAATAGCCTTTAACTCATTGATTTGTTTCTTGTTCGTTCATGATTGATACATCCAGTCATGACGCGGCACCGCGCTTTCTTCCTGTTCCCGATATTCACCGCGCTTGCGTTTCTGCTTGGTTATCGGGTCTTGGGTAAACGTCTTGGTGTTATGGCAGCGATGGCATACGGATTGATGATTGAAGTCAGGCCAGAACAACACATCACTGTCACCGTCTATCGGGATAATGTGATCAACAATGGTTGCCGGGGTGTAGGTATTGGCTTTCAGACACATCACACATAAAGGGTTCGCTTTAAGGTACATCAGCCGATACTTACCCCATTGATTGCTATAGCCGCGTTGGGTTCGGGGGCCTCGTTGCTTATCCTGCTGACGTCTGGTTTCCCGTTGGTGTTGTTCACATCGGCCTGATTTCACCCTCTCGCGGCAGTTCGGGTAGCTACAACGTTTTAAGGGTTGCCACGGCATCAGTAAACTCCCACATCACGATAGACAGACCACAGCGATTTAATGGTGAACGTGTCTTTTCGCTTAAACGGCCACATAGTTACACCTCGGACAGTTGCAGCCAGTAATGACGCAAATCGGCATCACGGGGTTTAGCGGCATTCAGTGAACGCCTGGCAATCTCGACCCCACTTTCAGGATAGGCGGGTAAGCTAGTGATGGTGATTTCCCGTAATTCGGCTTCTAAGACGGTTCTGACGTAAGGTTCCTGACCCACATCCCACTGATCCTTCAATGCCCTGAACCCGAAGGACATCCCGGAAATATCGCCACGTTCAACCAGCGTTAACACATCGCGCCCTAATTGCGTATCAGGCGGGGTTAACTCAAAGCGTAGTCCGGTGGCATCTTCACTCAACTGCAACGTACCGGAGGTGGTGCGGCCTAACAGGTTCATATGATCATGTTCATACAATGCCCGAACATCAGTCTTTGCCGTCAAGCTGGCACGAAAGGCATTCGGGGCGAATTGTTCAACAAATTCATCCCATAGGATTTGGGATCGGCTGTTCCACTTAATCACATAGCCGGTCAGTTTTTTATCACTGGCAGACAGTGAGGCAGTGCGGATTTCAAAATCGTTATTCATCTTATGGACTCCAAGACTGAAAAGGGGCTTTTCGCCCCTCTCGCTTATTTACTGGCTGCTTTCACTTCCAGCACCTTGATGGCGTTGGAGTCCACCAGACCGCCGCCCAGATATTTATCGGTATGTACCTTATAGAAGCCCGGTTCGGTAATATTGTCAGGGCGGGTACGGGTGCCTGTCTCATGGTCAACGATGAAATAGCCGCGCTTGAAGTCACCCAGACCAATCACGCCATCCGGCATAAATTCAAGGTAATGGACAGACAAGCCCAGCAGCAGATCCGGATCACCGGCCTGTAAACGCTCACGCCAGATATAATCGCCGTTGCCGTTTTTTAGCTTCTGCACCTGCGCGGCGGTCGTGGAGTTCATTACCCACACCGCATTTTTACGGTATTTATTTTTGAGTAAGAATTTCAGGTCAATCAGGCTATCGGCGGAAAGCGTGGCAGCGTCCAGCTTCTGTAACGTGCCAAATGCACGTACCTTATCGGCTTGAGTGTCACGGGGATAAGACAAGAAGCCTTTCGCTTTTTTGCTGCCGTCACCGCTCACAAGGTCAGTTTCTTCGGTATCAACGAAGGTGTCGGCAATTTCTGACGTCAGCCAGCCCAAGATATCCACATCGCTAAAATCGATAATCTCTTGGGTGGTTTTAGGATAGGCGTAAATCGGGAACAGCTTGATGCTGACTTCTTCCATCTTCGGCGTGCCCGTCTCACCGCGTGCCTTACCTTCTTCGCCGTGTGTCACGGCTGCCCCACCGACTGAAACCAACTGTTTATATTCGTTGCTGCGGGTGGTCTTAATGGTACAAATCCGGCGCATGACCGACTCATCAGCCAGTTGCTGCATGATTTGTTTATTCAGTTCCGGGATAACGGTATAGCCGCCCCCTGAGGGGACGCCTGTAGACAGGGTACGGGTTTCGCCGGTCAGAATATAGTGGCGCAGTTCGTCATTGCTGAGTGTTTCACTGGCAGGCTGATTCTTGACCTGACTGCGTTCTTCATCAGCAATTGACTCATAACGGGCGATTTCCGTATTCAGCGTGTCGGACTGGTTGCGCAGTTCGTCAAACTGCTTCGCTTCATCTTCGGTCAGGGAACGCTTTTCACCTTCGGCCTTGGTGAGCAGGGTGCGCATTTGTTCGGTAAGAGTGGCCTTTTGCTGGCGTAATTCGAGTAATTTTTTCATGGTGTTTTGTGGTTGGTTATTCTGCTTAAAACACTATTTAACATCATGAAAAATGATAAAAAAGCCCCTGACATTCAGAGGCTAAACTTGCGAAAACATGAGGACGGAATATTTACAAAATTTTTCAATTACATAACTTAATATCTTTAACATAAGTAGTAGGTGACATCCATGAAATTTTATCGCATGTCAGATAACCATCACGTTTTAACTTATAGCTAACATAAAAAGAGACAGGTAAGCTGATGATAAATGATAAAATTGCTAATCTAACCAGATAGTTAACAATTATCTTGTTAAATTTTGGTAACCTATCAAAGATAAAGAAAAAAACAAAGCCTGAAAACGCGTAAAATAATAGAGGTGAAGACATAACAACCATGACAACAGTGGCAGAAAATGTTATTTCATCTTTCATTAATATTAATGAAACAGCATCATCAATGATGACACCAATCATAAATGTTACTAACAATAATAATATTATCGCACCTAATACTTTAAAGTATTTACTATTCACCTAAACCTTCCTAATCCATTAAAAAAATATTGTAAGTCTGCTTCCGGTGTTCTTGGTTTTCTTTTCATTTCTTCTTTCAAAAGTGCTATTAATTTTTCACTTAGCCCATATTTCTTATCAAGAAAATCTAAAATATAAGCTACTGAAAAACCAGCAAGTAGAACTATTACCGCAGCAGCAATAATACTTCCACCTACCAAAGCAGTGGCAGTTACAAGTGAACCGACAGCCCAAGAGGAAACAGCAACAATAGCTGTTTTAGCCATATCCATTGTTATGTTTCCGATAAAATCAGCTAGCGTATATTCATCCTTAAAAATACTTTCTATCAATCTATAGGCAATCGAAAATACAATACAGAATCTAACACCTTTAACAACGCTTGCATTAAGCCCCTGCTGCCCTATTCCCATTCCAAGCATTTTGGGGTTTTTGGCACGATAGCGTGTCCCCATAATACGACTCCTAAGACCTGCATGCCCCGACAGGTGAATATACTTTTCCCCATTTTTTCCTACATGTTCTGTAGCTTTAATGCCCAAGCTCTTAAACTCTCTGCAAACTTCAGAAAACCCATGCGCATCATAGATATTTCCCGCATAAGTGGAAATAGGATCAGTGACGGAAAATACAGGTGCCATCGGATTTTTTATCTTGTTGCCTGCGTCCGTACCTCTTGCAAATGCTTCTTCATAACTTAGATGTTTTTCGTCCATACCTCTTGCAAATGCATATCCATAACTTGGACTTTGTGGACGGCGGTGGCTGATATCCTCAATAATACTTTTGGCTTCCGCTAATGTGAGGACAAAGTGATATTGGGTATTATCCCTCAATACTTTTTCTAGCCCAATAGCATCAAAAAATTCATGTTGAGGCGTTAACTGGTTAATGCCCACTTTCCCATTTAAGTAATCGCCAAGATATCCATCCCAAGTAGGATTATATTTCTTATGTGTCATTCCTCAATTCTCCGTAACATCCCCTATCAATCAGGCAGAATATAACAATAATACTTATCAATTCCAGTGTATATAAAAGTACACCAGTAAATTTGTGATGAACTTCCATTCTTAAATGAAATCAGATAATTACCCAATCTAAATTTCAGGTAATGCCACAATAAAAAACGCATTGATGTACTCAATTTATCTTTCCAGATTCACCCGCCTTTTATTTACCTGCCAGAGGAAACCCCCTGAAAATCTTTTTGAACCTCTCAACTATGCACCCTGTGCACTTTCCATATAATACATTGATAATATGTAATTTTTAATGGTGAATACGGTGTGCACCAACTGTTCACACTGTGCCCCCCTAAATTATTCAGGAAAAGGTGAACAGGGTGCATAGTTGGTGCATAGTTAAATAACAACTGTACACCTTACTTTTTCATTGTAATTCAATATATTATATTAATTAGTGCATAGGGTGCACAGTTAACATCAAAACTTTATATAAGGGGGGTTACTTGTTCAAGTGTTCAGGAACAGCCGGAAGCCATTCGTTAGCATCATCCGTTAAATTCACATTGTAGTAATAACCCTTTTTAGTTTTAAATTTGCGATAGTCCTTTTTATATTCCTGCATCACTTTAGGCAAGGAATCCCCGAATTTAGTCAATGTCAGCGGTCTTTCAAACCCATACGCTTCCATAAAGGACAAATAGGCGTGATACAAATAGATTCTCGGTGCCCTGGGGTAAATATTCTTGGTTCCCATTTTCATTCCTAATTCTTCCCCCAGCGAGACTAAGTAAGCACAGAAATTATACAGGGGATCGGAATGGCATTTTACCGATAATGCTTCGTTAGAGTCGCGTTGCGCCTGTAGCAGCTTCTTAGCCTTGTTCTGGTCGGCAAATTCGTTTAATAAATGACGGATAATCACCGGTAATTCCCGACTGATTATTTGGGACAGTACATACTGCTCAAACCCAATACACCACAGGTCAATGACGAAATGGTGGAGGCGGTAGGACAATATGTCGAGACGGTTTGGGGGCTGGCTCAGGGTAACGAGTTATTGATCGAACAGCGCGTTGATTTTTCCGAGGTGATTGGCGTCGAAAACTCGTTTGGCACTGCCGATGCCATCATCATTAACGGCGGTGAACTGCAAATTCATGACCTGAAATACGGTCGCGGCGTGCGGGTCGATGCCGAGAAAAACGAGCAACTGATGTTGTACGCGCTAGGCGCTCTCGACCAGTTTGATATGTTGTACGAGTTTGAAACGGTACGGCTGTTCATTCACCAGCCCCGATTAAATCACGTATCAGAATGGGTGCTGGGTGTAGATGAATTGCGCCAGTTCGGGGAACGAGCCAAAGACGCGGCGGCATCGGTCATTACGATATTTGGGATTGCACGGTGTGAAGGGGTGGACACATTACCACAAGACACGTTCACACCGGGCGAAAAACAGTGCCGGTTTTGTAAAGCCAAGGCGGATTGCCCCGCACTGGCCGCTCACATCTGGAGCACTATTGTGGAGGATTTTGACGACCTGACACAACCGTTAGAGCCTCAGATAGCGAAGGAACAAATCCCTAAATATGACAACCAAACCCTCGCAGCCAAATACGAGCAAGTTGATTTTATCGAAAGCTGGTGCAAGGCGGTGCGGGGCCGTGTCAGTGATGAACTCAATGCCGGGCACCCTATCCCCGGATTTAAATTAGTCGAGGGTAAACAGGGTAACCGATCATGGAGTGTTGAGACAGACGCCGAAGTGATGTTGAAAACGCTCAAGCTCAGGCAAGATCAAATCTACACCAAGAAGATTATCAGCCCTACCCAAGCGGAAAAAGTGCTCAAAAAAGAGTACCCGAAAAAATGGGCTAAGTTAGAGTCCCTGATTACCCGGCCTGACGGTAAACCTACCGTTGTCCCGGAATCCGATCCGCGTCCAGCACTGGACATTAATCCTATCAACGATTTTGACGACATATCTGACGATATGTTCTCGTAATAACCTCTAAAGAGATAACAAAATGAAAATTAGTTTAAAACAAGTGCGTCTGGCATTCCCTGATTTATTTGAAGCAACTCAGGTTAATGGGCAAGGCGATTTTAAATTCCGTTCCACGTTCCTAATTCCAAAAGAGCGCAAAGATTTAATTGCCGAAATTGAGGTTGCAATTAAGAAAGTGGCTACCGAAAAATGGGGAGCTAGAGCTGAGGGTATTATTAAAAGCATTCGCGGAAACAACATGCGATTTAATTTCCGTGATGGCGATGATAAACCGGATTACGACGGTTACGCGGGTAATATGTATATTTCCGCCAGTAACAAATCGCGGCCACTGGTTATTGATCGCGACCGTTCGCCACTCACGGCACAGGATGGTAAACCGTATTCCGGCTGCTATGTTAACGCCACTATCAGTATTTTTGCGTATGAAAATAACGGCAAAGGCATTTCGGCATCGCTCTCAGGGGTTCAGTTCTTCCGAGATGGTGACGCATTCGCAGGTGGCGGCGTCGCCTCAGTAGACGATTTTGACGATATCAGCGAAGGGGCTGACGCCGAAGCCGACGTTTTTAATTGAATATATTTTACGCCCCGCTTCATGCGGGGTACTTATTAGGATAAAAACCATGACACAAAAAGTATTAACCAAAGATATAAAAAGCGAAATTGTTAAAAACGCACTGATTAAAGCGGGTATTTTCGAGAAAGACGAACAATTATATAAAGACCGCGCGAATTGGGCTGAGAAAATACGAATTGAAGCCATCGGTGGCGAAAACATGGAACAGGACATCCAAAATGTTTTATCCGAAATAAAAACGTTGGCGGCTAAAATTCCCGAAGCAGTGCGTGAAAATGATATGCCTGTTCGTGACACATATTATATAGCAATTAACTTGGCGGGCAGTCGTGTTGTTGCCTATTTTAACGGCGCACGTGCACGTTTCGATAATCGGGATTGCATATTCAAAATAACACCAAAGGGAACCACATTATTAGCCGATAATCCGCTGGTGAATGAATTCTATGCCCTCGAAAAACGGTACAAAGAATTAGAAATTCAACGCGAAACTATTACACATAATGTCGAAGCCGCGTTATTAAAAGTTCGCTCCGTAAAACGGTTATTGGAAGAATGGCCGGAGGCTGCCGAATTATTGCCTAAAAGCGCGGCGAAAGCCGCACCAGTTCCCGCCGTTCGCCGTGAAGCACTTAATACATTAATTGGATTACCGACCGAAGTAGTTAGTTGATTATAAAAAAAATGCCCCTTACCTTTAAGGGGCAAGAGCACGTTTATTTATGTTCAGTTAAGTATCGCGTAACTTCGGCAGAAGTATGAGGGTCTAAGGCTGAAATTAATACATATAAATCACGCTCAAATTCGCATGCTAATTTAGGATGTTTAGCCAATTCATTTATATCTTCGACATCAACCGAATTCAAAAGATCTTCATGCCTTTCTACCAATTTAACGAGGGTATTAGTCAGTGCTTCTTTCACTTTTTCAACCGGCAATCTATTCACCTCAACATGCTGTTGTATCGAATGAGTAATAGCCTCCATATATTTTCTCTGACCTGCACTATTTTCCCCCAGCTGCTTGCCAATCCTGTCTAAATCTGGATTCCCAAGTACACCAGGATGTATGGAATTGAAACATTCAATACCAGAGGGGTCCATAGCTAAAATGTCATTAAAAAATTTGGCGCGATACCTGGTATAGCCGTTAACAGCATCATCTGAAGCGGAATTCAACATTTTTGATAAGTTATTAGCAGACCATTCCCGCAGTGATAACACGTTTTTCACAATGAAATCATTCTGAGATGATTTATCCTTAATAAGATAGGAATCTCTAACTAACGAGTAGAATTCATCAAACCGCTCAGGTTCAACAATACGTATAACATCCAAAATGGGCCATGTTTTTAATATTTCGTCCTGTGGAGGGCCATTAAATTCTTTTGCTTTATCATTTACAAGACCATATCCCGCAGCAAAAAAATTGCCATAACACTAATGGCGATAACTAAATTCTTAATACTAATTTTAGAACTTCCCATGTATCCCTCACCAATTTAAAACAAATTATTATGAATAATACAACACTCTGGCTCGACCTCGAAACCTATAGTGAGATCCCGATTAGAAACGGTACTCACGCCTACGCCGAACATGCCGAAATTATGTTGTTTGCCTGGGCGGTTAACAATAACCCGGTTCAGGTATGGGATATTACCAGCAATATTCCCATACCAACCGAATTACGTAACCGTTTATTTGACCCGAACGTTATTTTGTTCGCCCATAACAGCCACTTCGACCGAACGGTACTGAACCACACGGGGTATAAAACGGATATTTCCCGCTGACGCGACACGATGGTGCAAGCGCTGGCTCACGGTTTACCGGGGGCGTTAGGTGCGTTATGTGACGTTTTAGGCATTCCCGCGGACAAAGCGAAAGATAAAGACGGTAAGTCGCTCATTCAACTCTTCTGTAAACCCCGCCCGAAAACCAGCAAAATAAGACGAGCCACCCGCCAAACACACCCTGACGAATGGGCGCGTTTTGTTGCGTATGCCGGGTTGGATATTGAGGCCATGCGCGCGGTGCATACGCGCCTGCCCAAATGGAACTATCAGGGGGCTGAACTGGCGCTCTGGCACCGTGACCAACAAATTAATGATCGTGGTGTGTGCATGGATATTGAGCTGGCGAAATCCGCGATTGATGCGGTAGAGCAAGAACAGCAGCGATTGGCAACGCGTACGCAGGAAATGACCGAGGGTGAGGTTCAGGCCGCCACGCAACGCGATGCGATGCGATGCTGCGACATATCGCCTCCGCGTTCGATGTCACCCTGCCCGATTTGCAAAAAAGCACACTGGAGCGCCGAATAGCGGACCCGGGTATCCCATCGGCGTTGCGTGAACTGTTAGCTATCCGGTTACAATCCAGTACCACCAGCACCAGTAAGTACAAGGCGCTGATGAATGGCGTTAACGCGGACGGGCGTTTACGGGGAACCCTGCAATTTTGTGGCGCATCCCGTACCGGACGGTGGGCGGGCCGCCTGTTTCAGCCGCAAAACCTACCCCGCCCCACACTACCCCAAGATGTGATCGACACCGGTATCGAGGCATTGAAAGCGGGCTGTGCCGACCTGCTCTATGACGACATCATGCAGTTAACCAGCTCGGCAGTCCGTGGCGTTATCATCGCGCCGGCGGGTAAAAAATTGGTGGTGTCTGACCTGTCCAACATCGAAGGGCGCATGCTGGCATGGCTGGCAGGGGAACACTGGAAAATCACCGCATTCAGTGAATTCGATAAGGGTATCGGTGCAGACCTCTACAAACTGGCCTATGCCCGTGCATTCAACATCCAGCCTGACGAGGTGACAAAAGATCAGCGTCAGATCGGTAAGGTCATGGAACTCGGATTGGGTTATGGCGGCGGTGTTTCTGCTTTTTTGACGTTCGCGTTGACCTACAATATGGATCTGGACGCACTCGCCGCAGCGGCGTTACCCAACATACCCGCCTCCGTCCAGCGGGACGCCATGAGCTGGTACAAAAAATCAGTTGAACAGAAACAAACCCACGGACTGAGCGAACGGGTTTTTATCACCTGTGATTCACTCAAACGCATGTGGCGCAACGCCCACCCTAAGACCGTGTCATTCTGGTATGAACTGGAAGAGGCAGTAAAGCGGGCCATCAGCTCATCCAATGTTACTATCACCTGCCGGAAACTCAGAATACGCCGCGACGGTGCTTGGCTCCGAGTGGTTTTACCGTCCGGGCGTGCAGTCTGCTACCCCGCCCCGCGTGTCGATGACGGGCAGATCAGTTATATGGGGACCAACCCCTACAGCCGTAAATGGCAACGGCTCAAAACCTACGGCGGAAAACTGGTCGAAAACGTCACCCAAGCCGCCGCCCGCGATGTGCTGGCGGGGAACATGCCACGTATAGAAGAAGCGGGGTATGACATTGTGTTAACGGTGCATGATGAGGTTTTGACTGAGGCACCGGACACACTCAATTACTCCCATGAACATCTCAGCACACTACTCGCCACTAATCCCGACTGGGCACCGGATTTACCTCTGAGTGCCGGCGGGTTTGAGGCGTACCGATATAAGAAGGATTAATAATTATGGAACGTTGTAAAACATGCCTCGGCTATTACGGTGAACCTAAACCTGTCGCTGTTGGCGAAAAATGCTGTTTTACCCTAACCACTACACGCAATGGATTCTCGTTTAATTCCCGCTCAGTAACAGGAAAATTAATACAGGTTAATGACGATGGTGGTTACTCAATCGCCTACCGGAAGAAAATATATCACGCTCTCAATATTGCCCACCCTGATGACCCGTCGCCGCTCACGCTGGCGTTTTGTGGAAGTTGCAATTGCTCTCTTAAGTAAGGCTCGCTCTATGTCATTTAAATACCGAGACAGCCCGTTATATTTTCGCACTGCGCGCGAAGCTGCGCAAATTGAACGCAAGGGCGATTATTTACGGGCATCGAAAGTTTGGAATAAAGCCGCCCGACATTCACGTAATACCGTAAATATTGAATGGGCGGAAATACGTTCTGATTTTTGTTTAAAACAAATTGAACGGGATAAATATATCAATGAACATTCGAGAAAGTGTAATCGAAAATCACTTAGTCAAAGAAATTAAAAAAGCTGGGGGAATTGCCTACAAATTTGTTTCCCCCGGTCGCCGTTCTGTCCCTGACCGAATTTGTGTATTACCCGGTGGGCGCGTGGTTTTTGTTGAATGCAAAGCACCCGGTGAAAAACCCCGACCCGACCAAATACGCGAACATGAAAGGTTACGTGCATTAGGTTGCGAAGTCGTGGTTTTGGATAATAAGAATGTGGAAGAAATATTATGACGCAAGAATTTAGTACATTAATGAAAAAAGCCTCTGAGCTAGAAAAAAAAGGCCTCCCACGTCGGGCAGCGGAAATATACAACAAAGCATTTTTAGCCGCGAAATCTAATAAAGATGAAAAAGAAGCGCTATTAGGTAATAAACGCTGCATTCGAATTTCTGCAATTAAAATACCCGAAAATATGTTGTGAGAAAAACAATGGATAAACCCATATTAAGTATGATGCGTTTCGGTTCGGTTTGTTCCGGCATTGACGCGGCCAGTGTGGCATGGGAACCACTGGGACTGTCGCCAGCATGGTTCAGTGAAATCGAAAAATTTCCCAGTGAGGTACTGCGCCATCACTGGCCGTCTGTCCGCAATCTGGGGGATATGACCCAAATCCCCACCCTGATTGCCGAAAATCAGGTTGAGGCACCGGATATTTTGGTCGGCGGCACACCCTGTCAGGCGTTCAGCATTGCAGGTTTACGCAATGGGCTGGGCGATGAAAGGGGGAAATTAACACTATCATTCGTGGAGTTGGCCAATGTCATTGATTCAGTCAGAGCAGCAAATGGAAAACCGCCCGCCATTATCGTCTGGGAAAATGTCCCCGGCACCCTGTCCAGCAGAGACAACGCATTTGGCCACCTGCTGGCAGGGCTGGCCGGTGAAAACGAACCGTTGCAGCCGTCAGGGAAACGGTGGACGAACGCGGGTTATGTGTCTGGCCCCCAAAGAGCCATCGCCTGGCGAATTCTCGACGCTCAATATTTCGGAGTGGCCCAACGACGCCGCCGTGTGTTTGTTGTCGCAAGTGCTCGAACAGACTTCTGTCCCGCCACGGTACTTTTTGAGCCAGACAGCCTGTGCAGGAATACTCCGCCGGGCAGAACGGCGGGGGAAACAATTACCATCCATGCTGGAGTCCGCGCTGTTATCGGTAGTCACGGGGAGTTAAACATTTACCG carries:
- a CDS encoding Nmad5 family putative nucleotide modification protein, with translation MTQKVLTKDIKSEIVKNALIKAGIFEKDEQLYKDRANWAEKIRIEAIGGENMEQDIQNVLSEIKTLAAKIPEAVRENDMPVRDTYYIAINLAGSRVVAYFNGARARFDNRDCIFKITPKGTTLLADNPLVNEFYALEKRYKELEIQRETITHNVEAALLKVRSVKRLLEEWPEAAELLPKSAAKAAPVPAVRREALNTLIGLPTEVVS
- a CDS encoding HK97 family phage prohead protease — its product is MNNDFEIRTASLSASDKKLTGYVIKWNSRSQILWDEFVEQFAPNAFRASLTAKTDVRALYEHDHMNLLGRTTSGTLQLSEDATGLRFELTPPDTQLGRDVLTLVERGDISGMSFGFRALKDQWDVGQEPYVRTVLEAELREITITSLPAYPESGVEIARRSLNAAKPRDADLRHYWLQLSEV
- a CDS encoding terminase large subunit; protein product: MNAWEQYAFAIENGTIPACQRVKQAVKRYYSDLHNPLYTFDSEVVERFIGFSRLCPHVKGHLRGQPIMLEPWQQFAFANLFGFKVKATGRRKYRSAYIQVPRKNAKSTVAAILANWFLVMEQGQQDIYTAAVSRDQARIVFDDARQMCLLSKPLKKRVAIQQHKVTYPKSNSLLKPLASKAATIEGTNPSLAIVDEYHLHPDNAVYSALELGMGARPEGLLFAITTAGSNVISACKQHYDYCCQILDGEEQNESLFALIYELDDESEIDDEALWIKANPNLDVSVDSAALHDTIQKARGIPSQWTEMLTKRFNIWCQGETPWMGEGAWKACQQDYDENDLKGLECYAGLDLSSTGDITSICYTFPVDNELLLLTRHYLPEAQLQNPANKNRAVYRQWVQAGWIRTTTGDCIDYDRIRDDILKDSQQFDIKLVGFDTWNATHLRTQLQGAGLDVEPFPQTYMRFSPVAKSAEVFVNRKVIRHNGDPVLAWAVSNVVMETDANANIKPNKKKSANKIDPAIAFLMSFGTWQIEHEDFAFSLSKEQQLRLNAFNGI
- a CDS encoding HNH endonuclease signature motif containing protein — encoded protein: MPWQPLKRCSYPNCRERVKSGRCEQHQRETRRQQDKQRGPRTQRGYSNQWGKYRLMYLKANPLCVMCLKANTYTPATIVDHIIPIDGDSDVLFWPDFNHQSVCHRCHNTKTFTQDPITKQKRKRGEYREQEESAVPRHDWMYQS
- a CDS encoding phage terminase small subunit P27 family, translating into MARAPKPPVYLNDIAAEQWKSKAKILNEREDLSPADWNNLELYCVNYAIYRKAVEDIEVRGFAVEGSRGAATSNPSLKAKADAEKIMIKMSSLLGFDPVSRRRNPIESDEPDDLDALIA
- a CDS encoding DUF2815 family protein, with the protein product MKISLKQVRLAFPDLFEATQVNGQGDFKFRSTFLIPKERKDLIAEIEVAIKKVATEKWGARAEGIIKSIRGNNMRFNFRDGDDKPDYDGYAGNMYISASNKSRPLVIDRDRSPLTAQDGKPYSGCYVNATISIFAYENNGKGISASLSGVQFFRDGDAFAGGGVASVDDFDDISEGADAEADVFN
- a CDS encoding DUF1240 domain-containing protein → MNSKYFKVLGAIILLLLVTFMIGVIIDDAVSLILMKDEITFSATVVMVVMSSPLLFYAFSGFVFFFIFDRLPKFNKIIVNYLVRLAILSFIISLPVSFYVSYKLKRDGYLTCDKISWMSPTTYVKDIKLCN
- a CDS encoding ANR family transcriptional regulator, with translation MSFKYRDSPLYFRTAREAAQIERKGDYLRASKVWNKAARHSRNTVNIEWAEIRSDFCLKQIERDKYINEHSRKCNRKSLSQRN
- a CDS encoding phage major capsid protein, yielding MKKLLELRQQKATLTEQMRTLLTKAEGEKRSLTEDEAKQFDELRNQSDTLNTEIARYESIADEERSQVKNQPASETLSNDELRHYILTGETRTLSTGVPSGGGYTVIPELNKQIMQQLADESVMRRICTIKTTRSNEYKQLVSVGGAAVTHGEEGKARGETGTPKMEEVSIKLFPIYAYPKTTQEIIDFSDVDILGWLTSEIADTFVDTEETDLVSGDGSKKAKGFLSYPRDTQADKVRAFGTLQKLDAATLSADSLIDLKFLLKNKYRKNAVWVMNSTTAAQVQKLKNGNGDYIWRERLQAGDPDLLLGLSVHYLEFMPDGVIGLGDFKRGYFIVDHETGTRTRPDNITEPGFYKVHTDKYLGGGLVDSNAIKVLEVKAASK